The following nucleotide sequence is from Streptomyces bathyalis.
CCGTCCCCCGCTCTACGGCTCGTGCCGCTCCTCCCGCCTCTCCTGATCCAGCGTCACGTGGTGGAAGCGGAAGAGGTTCGACGGGTCCGCCGACGCCTTCAGCGCGGCCAGACGCACGCGGTCCTCCGGCGAGAAAGCGGCGGCCGCTCCCCCTGGCACCGCCCCCGCGGACCGCCCGTAGCGGAAGTTGAGGTTCGAGCCGACCGTCCACGGTCCCACCGCGTCCAGCACCCGCTCCTGGAGACGGCGCAGTTCCGCGGACGAGGAACCGTCCAGCACCGACAGCACCACCAGCAGATATCCCGCGTCGCGTCCACCCACCGCGTTCGGCACGGCGGGCTGCCGCGCGAGGGCGCCGCCCATGTGGCGCAGGCTGAGCACGGTCATCGACGGAGCGTCCGGTCCCGTCCGCTCCAGGACGGAACGCAGCGTCGCACGGTCCGGCAGCGCCTCCCCCAGCAGCGCGTTGGCGCCCTGGTAGGAGTGCGGCTGGTCGGGTTCGTTGTAGACGCTCCACGACTCGGTGAACGGCATCGTCCGCAGCGTCCCGGCGATCCGTGGACCGGCCGCGCGCAGCGGCGCGACCAGCCGCTCGCCATCGGCCTCGTCGCCGTTGTACGCGATCTGCACCTGCGCCACGCGTCGGCCGCGCAGATGGCCGGGGAGCACCGGGATGTCCGGGTAGGTCATCACGGTCACCGACGAGGTCAGGCTCTCCGGCACCGTCGCCGTCCACTCCCGCCACGCCTCCAGGACGTCCTCCGCCGACTCCCCGTCGAAGAGCAACTGGCCGCCGTAGAGCCGCTCGACGGGAAACAGCCCGATCTCCAGACCTGTCACGACGCCGAAGTTGCCTCCCCCGCCGCGCAGCGACCGGAAGAGTTCCGGATCGCTGTCAGCGGTGACGTGCCGCAGCCGCCCGTCGGACGTGACGAGCTCGGCGGCGCCGACATGGTCGGCGGCGTAGCCGAACTCGCGGGCCAGCAGTCCGATGCCGCCGTGCAGCGAGTACGAGACCGCACCGACACCGGGACCGGATCCGCTCAGCGGGGCCAACCCGAACCGCCCCGCCTCCTCGACGACCTGGCCCCAGCGCACTCCCGCCCCGATCCACGCGGTCCGGGCGGCGGCGTCCACGCGCACCTCCGTCATGCGGCGCGTGCTGACCAGCACACCGCCCGGCAGCGGAACGGTCAGACCGTGGCCCGTCGCCTGCACGGCCAGCGGCAGCCGGTGCGTGGCCGCGTACTCCACGGCGGCGCGGACATCGGCGGCCTCCGTCGCGCAGACGACCACGTCGGGCCGGTGCCGGTAGCCCGCCTGGAAGCCGGAGACCTCCTCGGAATACTGCTCGTCACCTGGAAGCAGCACGGGACCGCGGACGCGGCCGGCCGGGAAGGCGGGAAGCCCCGCCCCCGGTGCGGCCGTTCGCGAATCGTCAGCCACGCCCGCTCCCCCGCGTCGCCTCCGAACGGCCGGACGGGCCGCCGTCGCCGGCGCTCGCGGCATTGCCCTCGCGGCCCAGCCACGCCGCCAGCCGGCTGTAGTCGTCCGCGTCCTCGGGGACGCTCAGCGGTGGCCCGAACGGCACATCCTCGCCGCGCTCCTCGGGCACCGCCTGACGGGCGACGCCCAGTGCGAACGTGGCCAGAGCCGGGTCCAGCAGGTCCTGCCGTCCGAGCGCCTGCGCCAGATCCCATGAGTGCGTGACGATCTCCATGGCACAGCCCGCCACCGCGAAGCGGCCCGGCATCGTGCCCCACGGCATGGTGACGGGCGCATCGAGCTTCGCGTCGTCCGCCCACGCCGCCGTGAACCGCTCGCGGGCCTGCGCGTACGGCTCCCGCCAGCCGTTGTCCGGTACGCCGGCGACCCCGGAGTCGACCTTCGCATCGGGGTCGACCTCGCCGTAGCCGCCGCCCTCACCGGCCTGCGCGGTTCGGAGCGTGCCCCCGACCACGTGGCTGAGGAGGCTGCCCACGTCGAACCCCGCACAGGGGGTGGAGCGGGTGAGCGCTCCGGGCTCGACCGCGGCGAAGACGGCGGTCATCTGGTCGGCGGCACGTTCGTACACGGGCCGCGGATCCATCGCGGGGCCGGGGGTGGCGGCGGATGTGTCGGCGTTCATGTGAAGGGCTCCGTTCGGGAGGAAGGGCAGGCGGCACTGATGGGCCAGTTGCGCCGGGGTCGGGTCACGGACTCGGCAGCCCTCGGGTCCGGGGACAGGTCGGGCGGCCGTGCGCCGCCGGGCCGGGGCTGTGACGGCCCCGACCTGCGGACTGAGGAGACCTTCCCCTGATTTCCTGACACCCGCCGTCAAGTTTTCCGGCATGCTGGCGAACGTGAAGTCGGACCGTCTGCTCTCGATCCTCCTGCTGCTCCAGACACGCGGCCGCGTGCCCGCCGACGAACTCGCACGCCGCCTCGAGGTCTCCACGAGAACCATCTACCGCGACATCGAGTCCCTCTCCTCCGCAGGCGTGCCCGTCTACGCCGAACGCGGCAGGCACGGCGGCATCTCGCTGCTCGCCGGATTCCGCACCGATGTCACCGGCCTCACCTCCGACGAGGCACGCGCCCTGTTCGTGCTCGCCGCGCAGGGCGCACACTCCGCGCTGGGCCTGGACGGAGCACTCGGTTCCGCCCTGCGCAAGGTCATGGCCGCGCTGCCCGCCCCGCACAGGCCCGCCGCCGAACTCACCAGCCGCCGCATCCTCGTCGACCCCGACCGGTGGCTGGCCCGGCCGCAGCCATCCGTCGACCTCGACACGCTCAACACGGCCGTCTTCACAGACCGGCGGCTGCGCATCCGCTACCGGCACGGCGGCGAGACCACCACGCACACCTACACCGTCGACCCGTACGGGCTGGTCGCGAAGGCCGGAACCTGGTACCTCGTCGCGGACCGGCGCGGCCGTGCGCAGCTCTTCCGTGCGGACCGCATCCTGGACGCGAACGTGACGGAGGCGGCCGTGCAGCGGAGGAAGGGAGTCGAACTGGCCGACGCCTGGGAGGTGTTGCGGCGCCAGGTGGAGGAGCGGCCCGCGAACGTACGGGTCGAGGTGCGCGTTCGCCGTCCACGGCTGGAGATGTTCCGGCGGATCGTCGGGCCGTTCGTGCTGGAAGTGCACGACCCGGCGGCCGGCGGGGAGGAGGAGGGGGCCGCGCCCGACCCCGGCGAGTGGATCCGCGTCGACATCGCCTACCCGGTGCTTGCCGCCGTCCGCCAGCTCCTGCAGTTCGGCGCGGACGTCGAGATCCTCGAGCCGGCGGAGGCCCGCGACGAGGTCGCCCGCGCCGCCGCGTCAGTCACCGCCCTCTACGAGGAGGCCGCCCCGTAGCGACCGGGCGTGCCGCGCGAGGTTCAGGCGGCGAGCAGGCGTTCCAGCAGTACGGCGATGCCGTCCTCGTTGTTGGATCCGGCGATCTCGTCGGCGACCGAGAGCAGTTCGGGGTGCGCGTTGGCCATGGCGACACCATGGGCCGCCCACGCCAGCATGGGGATGTCGTTCGGCATGTCGCCGAACGCGATCGTCTCCCTCGAGGAGAGGCCCAGCCGCCGTGCCGCGATCGACAGGCCCTTCGCCTTGCTGAGCCCCAGCGGAAGCATCTCCACCAGGTCCTGGCCCGACATCGTGATGCTCACCAGGTCGCCCGCCGCCGCGCTCGCGGCCTTCGCCAGCTCATCGTCGCCGAGGACGCGATGCTGGAGGTACAGCTTGTTCAGCGGCGCCGACCACAGCTCGTCCCGGTCGGCACACGCGACCACCGGCAGGCCCTTGCCCTGCTCGCGGTAGCCGGGGCCGATCAGCACCTCACCGTCCAGGCCGTCCTGCGAGGCGGCAACCAGCACCGGGCCCGTCTCCGCCTCGATCTTGGCGATGGCCAGCTGAGCCAGCCTCCGGTCCAGCGTCACCGACGTCAGCACGCGCTCCGCGCCCGCGTCGTAGACCTGCGCGCCCTGTCCGCACACCGCGAGCCCCTTGTAGTCCAGGTCGGCCAGGATGTGCTTCGTCCACGGCACGGAACGCCCCGTCACCACGATGTGCGCCGCGCCGCGCGCCGCCGCGGCGTCCAGCGCCTCGCGCGTACGGGGCGAGGCCGTCTCGTCGTCACGCAGCAGCGTGCCGTCGAGATCCGTGGCGATCAGCCGGTACGGGAACGGGCCCGCGCTTTCGGAGCCGCCGGAATCGCGGGTCACCCCGGTCGCGTCCGTCACTGGCTCACCGGCTCCAGAAGCTCCCGCCCGCCCAGATACGGGCGGAGCAGCTCCGGCACCCGTACGGAACCGTCTGCCTGCTGGTGGTTCTCCAGGAGCGCGACGATCGTGCGGGGCACCGCGCACAGGGTGCCGTTGAGCGTCGCCAGCGGACGCACCTGCTTGCCCTCACGCATCCGGACCGACAGCCGCCGGGACTGGAACTCGGTGCAGTCGGAGGTCGAGGTCAGCTCGCGGTACTTGCCCTGCGTCGGGATCCACGCCTCACAGTCGTACTTGCGCGCCGCGGAGGAGCCGAGGTCGCCCGTCGCCACGTCGATCACCTGGAAGGGCAGCCCGAGCCCGGTGAGCCACTCCTTCTCCCACTCCAGCAGGCGCAGGTGCTCCGCCTCGGAGTCCTCCGGTGCGACGTACGAGAACATCTCGACCTTGTCGAACTGGTGGACCCGGAAGATGCCGCGGGTGTCCTTCCCGTACGACCCGGCCTCGCGCCGGAAGCAGGGCGAGAAGGCGGCGTAGCGCAGCGGCAGCCGCGAGGCGTCGATGATCTCGTCCATGTGGTACCCGGCGAGGGGGACTTCGGACGTGCCGACCAGATACAGCTCGTCCTTCTCCAGGTGGTAGACGTCCTGCGCGGCCTGACCGAGGAAGCCGGTGCCGTCCATGGCCTGCGGCTTGACGAGCGCCGGGGTCAGCATGGGCGTGAACCCGGCCTCGGTGGCCTGGGCGATCGCGGCGTTTACCAGCGCGAGTTCCAGCAGGGCGCCGATGCCGGTGAGGTAGTAGAAGCGCGAGCCGGAGACCTTCGCGCCGCGCTCGACGTCGATCGCGCCGAGCAGCTGCCCGAGTTCGAGATGGTCCTTCGGCTCGAAGCCCTCGGCGGCGAAGTCGCGGGGCGAGCCGATCGTCTCGCGGACCGTGAAGTCCTCCTCGCCGCCGACCGGCACGTCGGGGTACACGACGTTGCCGAGCAGGCGCAGCAGGCGCTGGGTCTCCTCGGCGGCCTCGTTCTGCTCGGCGTCGGCGGCCTTCACCGCGGCGGACAACTCGCCGGCCTTCTTGAGCAGTTCGGCCTTCTCGTCGCCCTCGGCCCTGGGGATCAGCTTGCCGAGCTGCTTCTGCTCGG
It contains:
- a CDS encoding HAD family hydrolase codes for the protein MTDATGVTRDSGGSESAGPFPYRLIATDLDGTLLRDDETASPRTREALDAAAARGAAHIVVTGRSVPWTKHILADLDYKGLAVCGQGAQVYDAGAERVLTSVTLDRRLAQLAIAKIEAETGPVLVAASQDGLDGEVLIGPGYREQGKGLPVVACADRDELWSAPLNKLYLQHRVLGDDELAKAASAAAGDLVSITMSGQDLVEMLPLGLSKAKGLSIAARRLGLSSRETIAFGDMPNDIPMLAWAAHGVAMANAHPELLSVADEIAGSNNEDGIAVLLERLLAA
- the serS gene encoding serine--tRNA ligase; amino-acid sequence: MIDLRLLRDDPDRVRESQRARGEDVGIVDALLAADERRRSSGVRFDELRSEQKQLGKLIPRAEGDEKAELLKKAGELSAAVKAADAEQNEAAEETQRLLRLLGNVVYPDVPVGGEEDFTVRETIGSPRDFAAEGFEPKDHLELGQLLGAIDVERGAKVSGSRFYYLTGIGALLELALVNAAIAQATEAGFTPMLTPALVKPQAMDGTGFLGQAAQDVYHLEKDELYLVGTSEVPLAGYHMDEIIDASRLPLRYAAFSPCFRREAGSYGKDTRGIFRVHQFDKVEMFSYVAPEDSEAEHLRLLEWEKEWLTGLGLPFQVIDVATGDLGSSAARKYDCEAWIPTQGKYRELTSTSDCTEFQSRRLSVRMREGKQVRPLATLNGTLCAVPRTIVALLENHQQADGSVRVPELLRPYLGGRELLEPVSQ
- a CDS encoding TIGR03086 family metal-binding protein, coding for MNADTSAATPGPAMDPRPVYERAADQMTAVFAAVEPGALTRSTPCAGFDVGSLLSHVVGGTLRTAQAGEGGGYGEVDPDAKVDSGVAGVPDNGWREPYAQARERFTAAWADDAKLDAPVTMPWGTMPGRFAVAGCAMEIVTHSWDLAQALGRQDLLDPALATFALGVARQAVPEERGEDVPFGPPLSVPEDADDYSRLAAWLGREGNAASAGDGGPSGRSEATRGSGRG
- a CDS encoding helix-turn-helix transcriptional regulator, giving the protein MKSDRLLSILLLLQTRGRVPADELARRLEVSTRTIYRDIESLSSAGVPVYAERGRHGGISLLAGFRTDVTGLTSDEARALFVLAAQGAHSALGLDGALGSALRKVMAALPAPHRPAAELTSRRILVDPDRWLARPQPSVDLDTLNTAVFTDRRLRIRYRHGGETTTHTYTVDPYGLVAKAGTWYLVADRRGRAQLFRADRILDANVTEAAVQRRKGVELADAWEVLRRQVEERPANVRVEVRVRRPRLEMFRRIVGPFVLEVHDPAAGGEEEGAAPDPGEWIRVDIAYPVLAAVRQLLQFGADVEILEPAEARDEVARAAASVTALYEEAAP
- a CDS encoding FAD-binding oxidoreductase; its protein translation is MADDSRTAAPGAGLPAFPAGRVRGPVLLPGDEQYSEEVSGFQAGYRHRPDVVVCATEAADVRAAVEYAATHRLPLAVQATGHGLTVPLPGGVLVSTRRMTEVRVDAAARTAWIGAGVRWGQVVEEAGRFGLAPLSGSGPGVGAVSYSLHGGIGLLAREFGYAADHVGAAELVTSDGRLRHVTADSDPELFRSLRGGGGNFGVVTGLEIGLFPVERLYGGQLLFDGESAEDVLEAWREWTATVPESLTSSVTVMTYPDIPVLPGHLRGRRVAQVQIAYNGDEADGERLVAPLRAAGPRIAGTLRTMPFTESWSVYNEPDQPHSYQGANALLGEALPDRATLRSVLERTGPDAPSMTVLSLRHMGGALARQPAVPNAVGGRDAGYLLVVLSVLDGSSSAELRRLQERVLDAVGPWTVGSNLNFRYGRSAGAVPGGAAAAFSPEDRVRLAALKASADPSNLFRFHHVTLDQERREERHEP